One region of Cucurbita pepo subsp. pepo cultivar mu-cu-16 chromosome LG03, ASM280686v2, whole genome shotgun sequence genomic DNA includes:
- the LOC111790217 gene encoding monodehydroascorbate reductase, seedling isozyme-like, with amino-acid sequence MAEKSFKYVIVGGGVSAGYAAREFVKLGLKPGELAIISKEAVAPYERPALSKGYLFPESPARLPGFHVCVGSGGERLLPEWYKENGIELILSTEIVKADLAAKALSTSSGDSFKYQILIIATGSTVIRLSDFGVQGADAKNIFYLREVDDADKLVEAIKAKKNGKAVIVGGGYIGLELGAALKINNLDVTMVYPEPWCMPRLFTAGIAAFYEGFYKNKGINIIKGTVAVGFTSDSNGEVKQVELKDGRSLDADIVVVGVGGRPLISLFKGQVEEEKGGIKTDGFFKTSIPDVYAVGDVATYPLKLYNELRRVEHVDHARKSAEQAVKAIKAKEEGNSIEEYDYLPYFYSRSFNLSWQFYGDNVGEAILFGDNNPESAEPKFGTYWVKDGKVVGVFLEGGTADEYKAIAKLARVQPSVESLDQLAKEGLSFASKV; translated from the exons GGATATGCAGCTAGGGAGTTTGTGAAATTGGGGCTTAAACCTGGCGAGCTAGCAATTATTTCCAAGGAGGCG GTTGCTCCTTATGAACGCCCTGCTCTTAGTAAAGGGTATCTCTTCCCTGAGT CTCCTGCTAGACTTCCAGGATTCCACGTCTGTGTTGGAAGTGGAGGAGAGAGACTTTTACCAGAATGGTACAAAGAAAACG GGATTGAACTGATCCTTAGCACGGAGATAGTGAAGGCAGATCTCGCTGCAAAGGCTCTCTCTACTTCCTCTGGTGACAGCTTCAAGTATCAAATTTTGATCATTGCAACCGGTTCCACT GTCATAAGATTGTCAGATTTTGGTGTACAAGGAGCTGATGCCAAAAACATTTTCTATTTGAGAGAGGTTGATGATGCTGACAAGCTTGTAGAAGCAATTAAAGCGAAGAAGAACGGGAAGGCTGTGATCGTTGGAGGAGGCTACATCGGTCTTGAACTTGGTGCAGCTCTAAAGATAAACAATCTTGATGTTACTATGGTCTACCCTGAACCATGGTGCA TGCCTAGGCTTTTCACAGCTGGTATAGCTGCCTTCTATGAAGGCTTTTACAAGAACAAAGGAATCAATATAATCAAGGGAACAGTAGCAGTTGGTTTTACCTCGGATTCAAATGGAGAG GTGAAGCAAGTCGAACTCAAAGATGGCAGGAGTCTTGATGCTGACATTGTTGTTGTGGGTGTCGGAGGCAGACCCTTGATATCTTTATTTAAAGGACAggtggaagaagagaagggagGCATTAAG ACTGATGGATTCTTCAAAACAAGCATTCCTGATGTGTATGCCGTGGGAGATGTGGCTACTTATCCTTTGAAGCTATACAACGAGTTGAGACGAGTCGAACACGTTGATCACGCTCGCAAATCCGCCGAGCAGGCTGTGAAG GCCATCAAGGCAAAGGAAGAGGGAAATTCCATCGAGGAATACGACTACCTTCCATACTTCTACTCTCGCTCCTTTAATCTCTCATGGCAATTCTACGGCGACAACGTCGGCGAGGCCATCCTATTTGGGGACAACAACCCAGAATCTGCAGAACCCAAATTTGGAACCTACTGGGTCAAAGATGGCAAGGTAGTTGGAGTTTTCTTGGAGGGTGGAACGGCAGATGAATACAAGGCCATTGCCAAGCTTGCACGAGTCCAACCATCAGTTGAGAGCTTGGATCAGCTTGCCAAAGAAGGGCTCAGCTTTGCCTCCAAGGTTTGA
- the LOC111791174 gene encoding IQ domain-containing protein IQM3-like, whose protein sequence is MEVQSQPLSTSLNRNPFSYPLDSTGIYSPPPENPQLSSSSDAPVTGTSKRDAFAGDPSNVVVKPIRMINGDGDGCDDVDAALQRSAVKLQKVYRSYRTRRLLADSAVVVEELWWFALDYARLNHSTISFFNFLKPESAASRWNRVTLNASKVGKGLSKDSKAQKLAFQHWIEAIDPRHRYGHSLHLYYEEWRKAEAGQPFFYWLDIGDGKDVDLKECPRSKLRQQTIKYLGPQERENYEYIIVDGKIVHNQSGRFLDTKRGSKGTKWIFVMSTFKKLYAGEKKKGAFHHSSFLAGGATLAAGRLEVDDGVLKAISAYSGHYKPTDDHLNIFLMFLEENGVVLKNVEVHRSNEDSESYDDLKPLRQGQRKTDFVGKLEALDIKTSSKSSQISQVGGKGEYKRTLSGGLKSPRADVPKKAILQRINSKKIANSYQLGHQLSLKWTTGAGPRIGCVADYPVELRVQALELVNLSPRSPPTPSKRMSLGFSTPTTPTKGTFNGGNGSMMLS, encoded by the exons ATGGAGGTTCAATCTCAGCCCCTTTCAACGTCCTTGAACCGCAATCCGTTCTCATACCCTCTCGACTCCACCGGCATATACTCTCCTCCTCCTGAAAATCCCCAACTCTCTTCTTCCAGCGACGCTCCGGTGACCGGTACTTCGAAACGGGATGCATTCGCTGGCGATCCCTCAAATGTGGTCGTGAAACCGATACGGATGATCAACGGAGACGGCGACGGCTGTGATGACGTGGACGCGGCACTGCAGCGGTCGGCGGTGAAGCTGCAGAAAGTGTACAGGAGCTACCGGACCCGCCGACTGTTGGCGGATTCTGCCGTTGTCGTCGAAGAGCTTTG GTGGTTTGCTTTAGACTACGCTAGATTGAATCATAGTACGatttccttcttcaatttcttgaaaCCTGAATCGGCTGCTTCTCGTTGGAACCGAGTCACTTTGAATGCTTCGAAG GTGGGAAAGGGGCTGTCTAAGGATTCCAAAGCTCAGAAGCTTGCTTTTCAGCATTGGATCGAAGCT ATTGATCCAAGACATAGATATGGACATAGTTTGCATTTGTACTATGAAGAATGGCGTAAAGCAGAAGCTGGTCAGCCATTTTTCTACTG GCTTGATATTGGAGATGGAAAAGATGTTGACCTTAAAGAATGCCCAAGATCGAAGCTCCGACAGCAAACCATCAAGTATCTTGGACCT CAAGAGCGAGAAAACTATGAATATATCATTGTGGATGGGAAAATCGTCCATAACCAAAGTGGAAGGTTTCTTGATACAAAGAGAGGATCAAAAGGAACCAAGTGGATATTTGTAATGAGCACTTTTAAGAAGCTTTATGCTGGTGAG aagaagaagggagcTTTCCACCACTCAAGTTTCTTGGCAGGCGGAGCCACGTTGGCTGCTGGTAGGCTAGAGGTAGATGATGGAGTTCTTAAG GCAATCTCAGCATATAGTGGACATTATAAGCCCACTGATGACCACCTCAACATCTTCCTGATGTTCCTCGAGGAAAACGGCGTGGTTCTCAAGAATGTGGAG GTACATCGCTCAAATGAAGATTCTGAAAGCTATGATGATCTGAAACCACTCAGACAAGGTCAAAGAAAGACCGATTTTGTAGGCAAACTAGAAGCACTTGACATCAAAACTTCCTCAAAATCATCTCAGATCTCTCAAGTTGGAGGCAAAGGAGAGTACAAAAGGACATTATCTGGTGGCCTGAAGAGCCCGAGAGCCGACGTACCGAAGAAGGCGATATTGCAGAGAATCAACTCAAAGAAGATAGCGAACTCTTATCAATTAGGCCATCAACTTTCACTCAAATGGACAACTGGAGCTGGTCCGAGAATTGGATGTGTTGCTGACTACCCGGTTGAGCTTCGAGTACAAGCATTGGAGCTTGTTAACCTATCTCCGAGGTCTCCCCCAACCCCGTCGAAGAGGATGTCGTTAGGTTTTTCGACCCCCACAACTCCGACAAAGGGTACTTTCAATGGTGGCAATGGGTCCATGATGCTATCGTAA
- the LOC111791175 gene encoding uncharacterized protein LOC111791175 isoform X1, producing the protein MASSSKCSEATSCSGLSSSSTRSSSSSSMEADQMVKVEIEAAEALADLAVWAVRDSGVQPSETKWRIKEKKGKRARKEVKTESPTSAFVDSLPSRADLDLRIQQDREVISHQPSEKECADHSHPEWETTKEMIKAEKEAESPKLSHPLFGCRRSRRNLTEAEKEERRIRRVLANRESARQTIRRRQALCEDLTKKASDLAWENENLKREKELALKEYQSLEITNKELKEQIAQAEPKMEEIPGNNRSSHVQTPPLPTNYPLFLFSRPPYASYFWPSVVQPSSPYHDLHTVAVVPPSVRSPSNNTVYVSDSSHLQENFTNVTGLRTPFCIVPCSWLLPHHDHRNQQSSQNSCPVGNIQEYIYSNSQNSAYTSKVVVRAESRHSSLPSAEEKNEANDLNEAPSLKDHTQNTVGVVVDRFEVDTRDQVRKVLSPVRLECIEPTSTVKQDKPSEDDRGLSSRTCDDLCHLAEKKHEPEIVSCKKTIDAMAATEARRRRKELTKLKNLHTRPCRMHF; encoded by the exons atggctTCTTCTTCCAAGTGCTCCGAGGCGACCAGTTGTTCGGGTTTGAGTTCTTCTTCTACAcgttcgtcttcttcctcctccatgGAGGCGGATCAGATGGTCAAGGTTGAGATTGAGGCGGCGGAGGCTCTTGCAGATTTGGCGGTTTGGGCGGTCAGAGATAGTGGAGTTCAACCGTCGGAAACCAAATGGCGGattaaagagaagaaagggaaACGGGCCAGGAAGGAGGTTAAGACCGAGTCGCCGACTTCTGCCTTCGTCGACTCTTTACCTAGTCGCGCGGATCTGGACCTTCGGATTCAG CAGGATAGAGAGGTGATAAGTCATCAGCCATCAGAAAAGGAATGCGCTGATCACTCCCATCCTGAGTGGGAAACAACCAAAGAGATGATTAAGGCGGAGAAGGAGGCCGAATCACCTAAACTAAGCCACCCATTATTTGGCTGCCGGAGGTCAAGGCGTAATCTGACTGAG gctgaaaaggaagaaaggagAATACGAAGGGTTTTAGCAAACAGAGAATCAGCCCGGCAGACAATTCGTCGTAGGCAG GCTCTGTGCGAGGACTTGACCAAAAAGGCTTCTGATTTAGCATGGGAGAACGAAAATTTAAAGAGG GAAAAGGAGTTGGCCCTGAAAGAGTACCAATCTCTGGAGATTACTAACAAGGAATTGAAGGAACAG attgctcAAGCAGAGCCCAAAATGGAGGAAATCCCAGGAAACAATAGATCATCTCATGTTCAGACTCCTCCTTTACCTACCAACTACCCTCTTTTCTTGTTTAGTCGCCCTCCATATGCATCGTATTTCTGGCCGTCGGTGGTTCAACCTTCAAGTCCCTATCATGACCTACACACTGTTGCAGTCGTCCCGCCGAGTGTTCGTTCGCCTTCTAATAATACTGTTTATGTATCCGACTCTTCCCATTTACAAGAAAACTTTACGAATGTCACTGGCTTGAGAACACCCTTTTGTATAGTACCTTGTTCTTGGTTGTTGCCTCATCATGATCATAGGAATCAACAGAGTTCTCAAAACTCGTGTCCAGTGGGAAATATTCAAGAGTATATTTATTCGAATTCCCAGAACAGTGCTTATACTTCAAAGGTTGTTGTGCGTGCAGAAAGCAGACATTCTTCTTTGCCTTCAGCTGAAGAGAAAAACGAAGCTAATGACTTGAATGAAGCCCCGAGTCTAAAGGATCATACTCAGAACACAGTTGGAGTAGTTGTGGATCGATTTGAAGTCGACACAAGAGATCAAGTTAGGAAAGTGCTTTCTCCTGTGAGACTTGAATGTATTGAACCCACTTCCACTGTCAAACAAGATAAACCGAGCGAAGATGATCGCGGTCTGTCATCAAGAACTTGTGATGACTTATGTCATTTGGCAGAAAAAAAGCATGAACCAGAGATAGTCTCATGTAAGAAAACCATAGATGCAATGGCTGCAACTGAGGcaaggaggagaagaaaagaactaACAAAGTTAAAGAATCTTCACACTCGTCCTTGCCGTATGCATTTCTGA
- the LOC111791175 gene encoding uncharacterized protein LOC111791175 isoform X2: MASSSKCSEATSCSGLSSSSTRSSSSSSMEADQMVKVEIEAAEALADLAVWAVRDSGVQPSETKWRIKEKKGKRARKEVKTESPTSAFVDSLPSRADLDLRIQDREVISHQPSEKECADHSHPEWETTKEMIKAEKEAESPKLSHPLFGCRRSRRNLTEAEKEERRIRRVLANRESARQTIRRRQALCEDLTKKASDLAWENENLKREKELALKEYQSLEITNKELKEQIAQAEPKMEEIPGNNRSSHVQTPPLPTNYPLFLFSRPPYASYFWPSVVQPSSPYHDLHTVAVVPPSVRSPSNNTVYVSDSSHLQENFTNVTGLRTPFCIVPCSWLLPHHDHRNQQSSQNSCPVGNIQEYIYSNSQNSAYTSKVVVRAESRHSSLPSAEEKNEANDLNEAPSLKDHTQNTVGVVVDRFEVDTRDQVRKVLSPVRLECIEPTSTVKQDKPSEDDRGLSSRTCDDLCHLAEKKHEPEIVSCKKTIDAMAATEARRRRKELTKLKNLHTRPCRMHF, translated from the exons atggctTCTTCTTCCAAGTGCTCCGAGGCGACCAGTTGTTCGGGTTTGAGTTCTTCTTCTACAcgttcgtcttcttcctcctccatgGAGGCGGATCAGATGGTCAAGGTTGAGATTGAGGCGGCGGAGGCTCTTGCAGATTTGGCGGTTTGGGCGGTCAGAGATAGTGGAGTTCAACCGTCGGAAACCAAATGGCGGattaaagagaagaaagggaaACGGGCCAGGAAGGAGGTTAAGACCGAGTCGCCGACTTCTGCCTTCGTCGACTCTTTACCTAGTCGCGCGGATCTGGACCTTCGGATTCAG GATAGAGAGGTGATAAGTCATCAGCCATCAGAAAAGGAATGCGCTGATCACTCCCATCCTGAGTGGGAAACAACCAAAGAGATGATTAAGGCGGAGAAGGAGGCCGAATCACCTAAACTAAGCCACCCATTATTTGGCTGCCGGAGGTCAAGGCGTAATCTGACTGAG gctgaaaaggaagaaaggagAATACGAAGGGTTTTAGCAAACAGAGAATCAGCCCGGCAGACAATTCGTCGTAGGCAG GCTCTGTGCGAGGACTTGACCAAAAAGGCTTCTGATTTAGCATGGGAGAACGAAAATTTAAAGAGG GAAAAGGAGTTGGCCCTGAAAGAGTACCAATCTCTGGAGATTACTAACAAGGAATTGAAGGAACAG attgctcAAGCAGAGCCCAAAATGGAGGAAATCCCAGGAAACAATAGATCATCTCATGTTCAGACTCCTCCTTTACCTACCAACTACCCTCTTTTCTTGTTTAGTCGCCCTCCATATGCATCGTATTTCTGGCCGTCGGTGGTTCAACCTTCAAGTCCCTATCATGACCTACACACTGTTGCAGTCGTCCCGCCGAGTGTTCGTTCGCCTTCTAATAATACTGTTTATGTATCCGACTCTTCCCATTTACAAGAAAACTTTACGAATGTCACTGGCTTGAGAACACCCTTTTGTATAGTACCTTGTTCTTGGTTGTTGCCTCATCATGATCATAGGAATCAACAGAGTTCTCAAAACTCGTGTCCAGTGGGAAATATTCAAGAGTATATTTATTCGAATTCCCAGAACAGTGCTTATACTTCAAAGGTTGTTGTGCGTGCAGAAAGCAGACATTCTTCTTTGCCTTCAGCTGAAGAGAAAAACGAAGCTAATGACTTGAATGAAGCCCCGAGTCTAAAGGATCATACTCAGAACACAGTTGGAGTAGTTGTGGATCGATTTGAAGTCGACACAAGAGATCAAGTTAGGAAAGTGCTTTCTCCTGTGAGACTTGAATGTATTGAACCCACTTCCACTGTCAAACAAGATAAACCGAGCGAAGATGATCGCGGTCTGTCATCAAGAACTTGTGATGACTTATGTCATTTGGCAGAAAAAAAGCATGAACCAGAGATAGTCTCATGTAAGAAAACCATAGATGCAATGGCTGCAACTGAGGcaaggaggagaagaaaagaactaACAAAGTTAAAGAATCTTCACACTCGTCCTTGCCGTATGCATTTCTGA